Proteins from a single region of Fusobacterium gonidiaformans ATCC 25563:
- a CDS encoding glycosyltransferase family 9 protein, producing MKILIIHTAFIGDIVLSTPMIAKIADTYPKAQIYYLTVPAGASILQNNPHLTKIISYDKKGKDKTWKAFFDLAKELRKEKFDKIYCPHRYLRSMLLSLLIGAKEKIGYRTAPLSCFFSKRVNYQKNCHEVERLLSFIEGGSKTRYEIELYPGKEEENFWKKLQEETATYSCIVAIAPGSRWETKRWPLEYFQELMDKLCETGRTAILLVGGKEEQKLSFKIQKGVWDLRGKTSLLELTKILQEVDYVVTNDSSPIHIASSSSKAKIIAIFGPTVKEIGFTPWSKNSVVIEKEDLDCRPCSIHGSNHCPQKHFRCMKELKPEMILQEIAEYSKGER from the coding sequence ATGAAGATTTTGATCATACATACAGCTTTTATTGGAGATATTGTTTTGTCAACTCCTATGATAGCAAAAATTGCAGACACATACCCAAAAGCTCAGATTTATTATTTAACAGTTCCGGCCGGAGCGAGTATATTGCAAAACAATCCTCATCTCACAAAAATTATTTCTTATGATAAAAAAGGAAAAGATAAAACTTGGAAGGCATTTTTTGACTTAGCAAAGGAATTACGAAAAGAAAAATTTGATAAAATTTATTGTCCTCATCGTTATTTAAGAAGTATGTTGCTCAGTTTGTTGATTGGAGCAAAGGAAAAAATCGGCTATAGAACAGCTCCACTTTCTTGTTTTTTTTCTAAGAGGGTAAACTATCAAAAGAACTGTCATGAAGTGGAAAGATTGCTTTCCTTTATTGAAGGAGGTAGTAAGACTCGATATGAGATAGAGCTCTATCCCGGAAAGGAAGAAGAAAATTTTTGGAAAAAGTTACAAGAAGAAACGGCCACTTATTCTTGTATTGTAGCAATTGCTCCCGGAAGTCGTTGGGAAACGAAAAGATGGCCTTTGGAATACTTTCAAGAATTGATGGATAAACTTTGTGAAACGGGGAGAACAGCTATTTTACTCGTAGGGGGAAAAGAAGAACAAAAACTTTCTTTTAAAATTCAAAAAGGAGTTTGGGACTTACGTGGGAAAACAAGTTTGTTAGAACTCACTAAGATTTTGCAAGAAGTCGATTATGTGGTAACAAATGATTCTTCTCCAATTCATATTGCTTCTTCGTCTTCAAAAGCTAAAATTATTGCTATTTTTGGTCCTACGGTAAAAGAGATTGGTTTTACCCCTTGGTCTAAGAATAGTGTGGTCATAGAAAAAGAGGATTTGGATTGTAGACCATGTAGCATTCATGGAAGCAATCATTGTCCTCAGAAACATTTTCGTTGTATGAAAGAATTGAAACCTGAAATGATTTTACAGGAGATAGCAGAGTATTCTAAGGGGGAACGATGA
- the recA gene encoding recombinase RecA: MAKAKEKTVELTAKQKALETAVKEITKDFGEGAIMKLGDNSHMQIEVIPTGSLNLDAALGLGGVPRGRVVEIYGAESSGKTTIALHIIAEAQKMGGIAAFIDAEHALDPVYAKALGVDIDELLISQPDFGEQALDIADTLVRSGAIDVIVVDSVAALVPKVEIDGEMSDQQMGLQARLMSKALRKLTATLNKSKTTMIFINQIREKIGGFGFGPQTTTTGGKALKFYSSVRMEVKRIASVKQGDDVIGNETVVKVTKNKIAPPFKEASFQIMYGKGISKVGEILDIALAKDIVAKSGAWFSFGEIRLGQGKENVKARLEEESDLLNAIYEEIKKLEAPVEEEIKTGLFGEEESEEVSKA; this comes from the coding sequence ATGGCGAAAGCAAAAGAAAAAACAGTTGAGTTAACAGCAAAACAAAAAGCCTTAGAAACGGCTGTAAAAGAAATAACAAAAGATTTTGGAGAAGGGGCTATTATGAAATTAGGAGATAATAGTCATATGCAAATTGAGGTTATTCCAACAGGAAGTTTAAATTTAGATGCCGCTTTGGGCTTGGGAGGAGTTCCAAGAGGAAGAGTTGTGGAAATCTATGGAGCTGAAAGTTCCGGAAAAACAACGATAGCTTTACATATCATTGCAGAAGCACAAAAAATGGGTGGAATTGCTGCCTTTATTGATGCGGAACATGCTTTGGATCCTGTGTATGCAAAGGCACTGGGAGTTGATATTGATGAGCTTTTAATTTCTCAACCGGATTTTGGAGAACAAGCTCTAGATATCGCAGATACTTTAGTACGATCCGGAGCGATTGATGTGATTGTTGTCGATTCGGTGGCGGCTTTAGTACCTAAGGTAGAAATTGATGGAGAAATGTCAGACCAACAAATGGGATTGCAAGCAAGATTGATGTCAAAAGCTTTACGAAAGTTGACAGCAACTTTAAACAAGTCTAAGACAACCATGATTTTTATTAACCAAATTCGTGAAAAAATAGGTGGCTTTGGTTTCGGACCTCAAACCACAACAACTGGAGGAAAAGCTCTGAAATTTTATTCTTCTGTACGAATGGAGGTAAAAAGAATTGCTTCTGTGAAACAAGGAGATGATGTTATTGGGAATGAAACCGTTGTCAAAGTAACGAAGAATAAAATTGCTCCTCCATTTAAAGAAGCGTCTTTCCAAATTATGTATGGAAAAGGAATTTCTAAAGTTGGAGAAATTTTAGATATTGCTTTAGCAAAAGATATCGTGGCTAAGTCTGGAGCTTGGTTTAGTTTTGGAGAAATTCGTTTAGGACAAGGAAAAGAGAACGTAAAAGCGAGATTGGAAGAAGAGAGTGATTTGTTGAATGCTATTTATGAGGAAATCAAGAAATTGGAAGCTCCGGTAGAGGAAGAAATCAAAACGGGATTGTTTGGAGAAGAAGAGAGTGAAGAAGTTTCAAAAGCATAG
- a CDS encoding glycosyltransferase family 2 protein yields MKLSVAMITCNEEKILEKTLKSIVHLASEIVIVDSGSTDRTEEIAKKYGAKFVHQDWLGYGPQRNVAIGLCQSDWILNIDADEEISPKLYERIKNIIERPVTKKVYKVSFTTVCFGKKIYHGGWSGAKKVRLFYKNSGKFNNNTVHEEFETKEEIESIKEEIYHHSYVNLEDYFHKFNRYTTEGAKDAFQKRKKVSVLKIVLEPFYKFIRMYLLRLGFLDGLEGFVLANTSAMYSMVKYYKLYELYQKEKESHGSSCKK; encoded by the coding sequence ATGAAACTTTCGGTTGCGATGATTACTTGCAATGAAGAGAAAATTTTGGAAAAAACCTTAAAATCCATTGTTCATTTAGCATCGGAGATTGTGATTGTTGACAGTGGTTCCACAGATAGAACAGAGGAAATTGCTAAGAAATATGGAGCTAAATTTGTACATCAAGATTGGTTAGGTTATGGGCCGCAAAGGAATGTAGCCATTGGATTGTGTCAATCGGATTGGATTTTGAATATTGACGCGGATGAAGAAATTTCTCCAAAATTGTATGAAAGAATAAAAAATATCATAGAAAGACCCGTGACTAAAAAAGTATATAAGGTTTCTTTTACTACGGTTTGTTTTGGAAAAAAAATATACCATGGTGGATGGAGTGGAGCCAAGAAAGTAAGACTTTTTTATAAAAATTCTGGAAAATTTAATAATAATACAGTACATGAGGAATTTGAAACCAAAGAAGAAATTGAAAGTATAAAAGAAGAAATTTACCATCATAGCTATGTAAATTTGGAGGATTATTTTCATAAATTTAATCGCTATACCACAGAGGGAGCAAAGGATGCTTTCCAAAAAAGAAAAAAAGTTAGTGTGTTAAAAATTGTATTGGAACCTTTTTATAAATTTATTCGTATGTACTTGTTGAGACTTGGTTTTTTGGATGGCTTAGAAGGTTTTGTTCTAGCCAATACAAGTGCTATGTATAGTATGGTAAAATATTATAAACTATATGAATTATATCAAAAAGAAAAGGAGAGTCATGGATCATCATGCAAGAAATAA
- a CDS encoding glycosyltransferase family 9 protein produces MRILVIRLSSIGDVLLTTPVLKAWKEKYPDSILDFVVLKQFQAAIQNCPYIDNIHIFDKKQHDGIKNIIKFSKKLAENQYDYVFDLHNKFRSQLMRWSMRVPYFVYPKRKWWKSILVNLGLISYQVDDTIIKNYFAAFRKFSLSYQGEDLYFHVSEEDKKKFESYRNFPVLAPGASKNTKKWPIENFALLAKLLYEKYSYPSILIGGKEDEETCQKIIELSGGKAISFAGKLSLQESGALLSQAAFLVSNDSGPFHIARGVKCPSFVIFGPTSPGMFELGKRDTLLFAGVDCSPCSLHGDKECPKKHFRCMKEITAEQILKKIEEKNSKEGVFSHGESKRKNS; encoded by the coding sequence ATGAGAATATTAGTGATTCGATTAAGCTCTATCGGAGATGTCTTATTGACAACTCCTGTATTGAAAGCTTGGAAGGAAAAATATCCGGACTCTATTTTGGATTTTGTTGTCTTAAAACAATTTCAAGCAGCTATTCAAAATTGTCCTTATATTGATAATATTCATATTTTTGATAAAAAACAACATGACGGTATAAAAAATATTATAAAATTTTCAAAAAAATTAGCAGAAAATCAATATGATTATGTTTTTGATTTACACAATAAGTTTCGTTCTCAATTGATGAGATGGTCGATGCGAGTCCCTTATTTTGTTTATCCCAAAAGAAAATGGTGGAAATCGATTCTTGTGAATTTAGGCTTGATTTCTTATCAAGTAGATGATACGATTATAAAAAATTATTTTGCTGCTTTTAGAAAGTTTTCTTTGTCATATCAAGGAGAAGACTTATATTTTCATGTCAGTGAGGAGGACAAAAAGAAGTTTGAATCTTATCGAAATTTTCCTGTATTAGCTCCGGGAGCATCGAAAAATACAAAGAAATGGCCAATAGAAAATTTTGCTCTTTTAGCGAAATTATTATATGAAAAATATTCTTATCCAAGTATTTTAATTGGTGGGAAAGAAGATGAGGAAACTTGTCAAAAAATTATAGAATTAAGTGGAGGAAAGGCAATTTCCTTTGCCGGAAAACTGAGTTTACAAGAAAGTGGAGCCTTGTTATCACAAGCAGCTTTTTTAGTAAGTAATGACTCAGGCCCTTTTCATATTGCGAGAGGAGTGAAGTGTCCAAGCTTTGTGATTTTTGGACCTACCAGCCCAGGAATGTTTGAATTAGGAAAGAGAGACACCCTGCTCTTTGCAGGAGTAGATTGTTCTCCTTGTAGCTTGCATGGAGATAAAGAATGTCCTAAAAAACATTTTCGTTGTATGAAAGAAATAACTGCAGAACAGATTTTGAAGAAGATAGAGGAAAAAAATTCAAAAGAGGGAGTGTTTAGTCATGGCGAAAGCAAAAGAAAAAACAGTTGA
- a CDS encoding polysaccharide deacetylase family protein, translating to MYWIFIFIFILFIFHHHGIPIFLYHQVNPKSKVNPKLLEEHLRWLSKKGYTTMTMSEYIEEGANKKTVLLTLDDGYYDNYKYVFPLLKKYNMKATIFLNTLYIAEERTKEEEIEENGVANQKAILQYIETSCAESPQYMSWKEIQEMYDSGLVDFQAHSHKHMAVFSDNKLQGFFNGKEEDCTDTYLYGGKIKRGYPKFKKRGEYTLPGIQIDKKFFSLFEEYYHKTLQYIADNKRRIEEGQKFIENHSKYFHKVTDEEFETRIREDYLENKKKIEEHLGYEVNCFCWPWGHRSWASIQILEKYGVKAFVTTKKGTNDQLPNLKFIKRIELRNYSLQKFKWNVRITSNLILGKLYSLVS from the coding sequence ATGTACTGGATTTTCATTTTTATTTTTATTTTATTCATCTTTCATCATCATGGAATTCCTATTTTTTTATATCATCAAGTGAATCCGAAGTCTAAAGTAAATCCGAAACTCTTAGAAGAACATTTACGTTGGCTATCGAAAAAAGGTTATACTACCATGACAATGTCAGAGTATATAGAAGAAGGTGCTAATAAAAAAACAGTACTTTTAACCTTGGATGACGGTTATTATGATAATTATAAATATGTGTTTCCTTTGTTGAAAAAGTATAATATGAAAGCGACTATTTTTTTGAATACTCTTTACATCGCCGAGGAACGGACAAAAGAAGAAGAAATTGAAGAAAATGGAGTTGCGAACCAAAAAGCAATACTACAATATATAGAGACATCTTGTGCAGAAAGTCCTCAATACATGTCTTGGAAAGAAATCCAAGAGATGTATGATAGTGGTTTAGTCGATTTTCAAGCACATTCTCATAAACATATGGCAGTTTTTTCGGATAATAAATTGCAGGGATTTTTTAATGGAAAGGAAGAAGATTGCACAGATACGTATTTGTATGGAGGAAAGATTAAGCGAGGTTATCCGAAGTTTAAGAAACGAGGAGAATATACATTACCGGGGATTCAAATTGATAAGAAGTTTTTTTCTCTTTTTGAAGAATATTATCATAAAACATTACAATATATAGCAGATAATAAGAGAAGAATAGAAGAAGGACAAAAATTTATTGAAAATCATTCGAAGTATTTTCATAAGGTAACAGACGAAGAATTTGAGACCAGAATTCGAGAAGATTATTTAGAAAATAAAAAGAAAATAGAAGAGCATTTAGGATATGAAGTAAATTGTTTTTGTTGGCCTTGGGGGCATCGTTCTTGGGCAAGTATTCAAATACTGGAAAAGTATGGAGTAAAAGCTTTTGTCACTACAAAAAAAGGAACGAATGATCAACTTCCAAATCTTAAATTTATTAAAAGAATAGAACTTAGAAATTATAGTTTACAAAAATTTAAATGGAATGTACGGATTACTTCTAATTTAATATTAGGAAAATTGTACAGTCTAGTTTCCTAG
- a CDS encoding YMGG-like glycine zipper-containing protein, with product MKKMVLLVLVLVGIFAGCTHTEKTATGGAVVGAAVGALLGNDARSTAIGAGLGGALGAGAGEITKNK from the coding sequence ATGAAAAAAATGGTGTTACTTGTTTTAGTCTTAGTTGGAATTTTTGCCGGATGTACACATACAGAAAAAACTGCTACCGGAGGAGCTGTTGTAGGAGCTGCGGTTGGAGCTTTATTAGGAAATGATGCAAGATCGACTGCTATTGGTGCAGGTTTAGGTGGAGCATTAGGGGCAGGAGCAGGAGAAATTACAAAAAATAAATAG
- a CDS encoding GIY-YIG nuclease family protein, with amino-acid sequence MKYYVYFLRCQDQSIYIGISHDVKKRFQEHLEKKGAKYTKAHPVEKILFTIPCETKSEALKLEYFFKTWTKKQKEDFLQKADVDLGKSLYQKKKLQEKKKKEKI; translated from the coding sequence ATGAAGTATTATGTCTATTTTTTACGTTGTCAAGATCAAAGCATTTATATCGGAATTAGTCATGATGTAAAAAAAAGATTTCAAGAACATTTAGAAAAAAAAGGAGCAAAATATACGAAGGCACATCCTGTTGAAAAAATTCTTTTTACAATACCTTGTGAAACGAAGTCAGAAGCTTTAAAATTAGAATATTTTTTTAAAACTTGGACAAAGAAACAGAAGGAAGACTTTTTACAGAAAGCGGATGTTGATTTAGGAAAATCCTTGTATCAAAAGAAAAAATTACAAGAAAAAAAGAAAAAAGAAAAAATATAA
- a CDS encoding lipopolysaccharide core heptose(II) kinase RfaY: protein MKEKISSQEVLYFSSKEALTLFELWKQGNYKIKKTLKDSNRSYVLLLEIEGKNFVYKEPREKNRRKWQQFLSLFRGSESKREAFQMLEIENHGFLGPQLQFAYEKRKLGRVIHSFLLYSYIDAEEITVETAEKALAYLHRIHEAGFLHGDSQISNFLIHEEEIYIIDSKFQKNKYGDFACAYEEYYFELSCPTCSFLIDRKRIPYRIAKKWKDLKEWWVKRKTKKREKK, encoded by the coding sequence ATGAAAGAGAAGATATCCTCACAAGAAGTTCTATATTTTTCTTCAAAGGAAGCGTTGACTCTTTTTGAATTATGGAAACAAGGAAATTATAAAATAAAAAAGACTTTAAAAGATAGCAATCGAAGTTATGTGTTGTTGTTAGAAATAGAAGGAAAGAATTTTGTTTATAAAGAGCCTAGAGAAAAAAATCGCAGAAAATGGCAACAATTTCTATCTCTATTTCGAGGAAGCGAAAGTAAACGAGAGGCCTTCCAAATGTTAGAAATAGAAAATCATGGTTTTTTAGGACCCCAGTTGCAATTCGCTTATGAAAAGAGAAAATTAGGAAGAGTGATACATTCTTTTCTCTTGTATTCTTATATTGATGCAGAAGAAATCACAGTCGAAACAGCTGAAAAAGCATTGGCTTATCTACATAGAATTCATGAGGCCGGTTTTTTGCATGGTGACTCTCAAATTTCAAATTTTTTAATCCACGAAGAGGAAATATATATCATTGATTCCAAATTTCAAAAAAATAAATATGGAGATTTCGCTTGTGCTTATGAGGAATATTATTTTGAATTAAGCTGTCCAACTTGTTCTTTTTTAATTGATAGAAAACGAATACCTTATCGGATTGCTAAAAAATGGAAGGATTTAAAAGAATGGTGGGTAAAGAGGAAAACAAAGAAGAGAGAAAAAAAATGA
- a CDS encoding DUF1576 domain-containing protein produces MHKFHHRLRVIKFISTLLACFIVTFLILYVIQKKENILLGLASIITSPAILITDFILVGGIGAAFLNALLIFFFNFILIRILKLKITGIVIACLLTVFGFSFFGKNMLNILPFYIGGIFYCIYAHEELSDNFVPIAFSSALAPFVSEIAFQVGSTESSYVGAIILGIGIGFIICPLAKKMYHFHEGFNLYNLGFTGGILGAVIASILKLYDVPIEPQYLVSTEHHFFLSVLCSAIFGALILIGLLIKDVHIHYYFKLLRDPGFHTDFTKKYGYGPSFINMGIMGFLSMLFLSLEGQTLNGPILAGIFTVVGFAAYGKTPLNTFPILLGVHLASYGSNTPLFSICLSGLFGTALAPIAGVYGTLWGVVAGWLHLSVVQSIGIIHSGLNLYNNGFSCGIVASVLLPVMNMVSEQNAKSKLHLLKRHKVYIQAINRHFETQKKEEIHEKNTTHSH; encoded by the coding sequence ATGCATAAGTTTCACCATAGATTGCGAGTGATTAAATTCATTAGCACCTTACTCGCTTGCTTTATTGTAACATTTCTTATTCTATATGTCATACAGAAAAAAGAAAATATTTTATTAGGCTTGGCTAGTATCATTACTTCCCCAGCTATTCTTATCACTGACTTTATTTTAGTTGGAGGAATTGGAGCAGCTTTTCTGAATGCCCTTTTAATTTTTTTCTTTAACTTCATTCTCATTAGAATTTTAAAACTTAAAATCACAGGAATTGTTATTGCTTGTTTACTAACAGTTTTCGGTTTTTCTTTTTTTGGAAAAAATATGCTAAATATTCTACCTTTTTACATCGGAGGTATTTTCTACTGCATCTATGCTCATGAAGAACTAAGTGATAATTTTGTTCCCATTGCTTTCTCCAGTGCTTTGGCACCCTTTGTGAGTGAGATTGCTTTTCAGGTTGGCTCCACAGAATCCTCCTATGTCGGTGCTATTATTTTGGGGATTGGAATTGGATTTATTATTTGTCCTTTAGCAAAAAAAATGTATCATTTCCATGAAGGCTTTAACCTATATAACTTAGGATTTACAGGGGGAATTCTGGGAGCTGTAATTGCTTCTATTTTAAAACTGTACGATGTTCCGATTGAACCTCAATACTTAGTTTCTACCGAACACCATTTCTTCCTAAGTGTTTTATGTTCTGCTATCTTTGGAGCCTTAATTCTCATCGGTTTACTCATTAAAGATGTTCATATTCACTATTATTTTAAATTACTGAGAGATCCCGGTTTCCACACGGACTTTACAAAAAAATATGGCTATGGTCCTAGTTTTATCAATATGGGAATTATGGGATTTTTATCTATGCTTTTTTTATCTTTAGAAGGTCAAACACTAAATGGACCAATTTTAGCAGGAATATTTACCGTAGTTGGCTTTGCTGCCTATGGAAAAACTCCTTTAAATACTTTCCCTATCCTCTTAGGAGTCCATTTGGCAAGTTATGGTAGCAATACTCCTCTTTTCAGTATTTGCCTCTCAGGTCTATTTGGAACTGCCCTAGCTCCCATTGCTGGAGTTTACGGAACTCTATGGGGAGTGGTGGCCGGTTGGTTACATTTATCCGTAGTACAAAGTATCGGAATTATTCATAGTGGATTAAACCTCTATAATAATGGTTTTTCGTGTGGAATTGTTGCTAGTGTCCTGTTACCTGTTATGAATATGGTATCGGAGCAGAATGCAAAAAGTAAACTTCATCTATTAAAAAGGCATAAAGTATATATTCAAGCAATTAACCGACATTTTGAAACTCAGAAAAAGGAGGAAATACATGAGAAAAATACGACCCATTCCCATTAA
- a CDS encoding glycosyltransferase family 9 protein has product MQEIKRIIVARTDKIGDLVLSIPSFYMLKKMYPKAELIVLVRKYNYDIVKNLPYIDRVLKIDDFKKEELLMKIAYFKADAFIALFHDDYIAKLVKASKAKIKIGPISKPSSWFLYNKGVLQKRSLSMKNEAEYNLDLVKKLNPLRYQACYELNTELVLKEENRKVASLFWEQEKLGEKVLVCNPFLGGSTKNLRDEEYGRILKDLLLREQNIDIILTCQISEEERALQLKEYIGMEKVHVFANGGSILNVAAVIEKAQLYFGGSTGPTHIAGALGQKIVAFYPSKKTQSKIRWGIFRKYLEDVHYFIVDEESSEKENYEKPYFDSMNKAKEEKIANLLYEALL; this is encoded by the coding sequence ATGCAAGAAATAAAGAGGATTATTGTGGCAAGAACTGATAAAATTGGAGATTTAGTCTTGTCTATTCCAAGTTTTTATATGTTAAAAAAAATGTATCCTAAAGCAGAGTTGATTGTTCTTGTTCGTAAATATAATTATGATATTGTAAAAAATTTACCATATATCGATAGAGTTCTCAAGATAGATGATTTTAAAAAAGAAGAATTGTTAATGAAAATAGCGTATTTTAAGGCAGATGCCTTTATTGCTTTGTTTCATGATGACTATATTGCAAAATTAGTAAAAGCAAGTAAGGCGAAAATTAAAATTGGACCTATTTCCAAGCCATCTTCTTGGTTCTTATATAATAAAGGAGTTTTGCAAAAACGCTCTCTTTCTATGAAAAATGAGGCAGAATATAATTTAGATTTGGTGAAAAAGCTAAATCCTCTTCGTTATCAAGCTTGCTATGAATTAAATACGGAACTTGTATTGAAAGAAGAAAATAGAAAGGTGGCTTCTCTATTTTGGGAGCAAGAAAAGCTAGGGGAAAAAGTATTGGTGTGTAATCCTTTTTTAGGAGGTTCTACTAAAAATTTACGAGATGAAGAATATGGAAGGATTTTAAAAGACTTACTTTTGCGAGAACAAAATATAGATATTATACTTACTTGTCAAATTTCTGAAGAAGAAAGAGCTTTACAATTAAAAGAATACATTGGTATGGAAAAGGTGCATGTTTTTGCCAATGGAGGAAGCATTTTAAATGTGGCAGCAGTCATCGAAAAAGCACAGTTATATTTTGGAGGTTCTACCGGACCAACTCATATTGCCGGGGCTTTGGGACAAAAAATTGTAGCTTTTTATCCTAGCAAGAAAACACAAAGTAAAATAAGATGGGGAATTTTCCGAAAATATTTGGAGGATGTTCACTATTTTATCGTAGATGAGGAAAGCTCTGAGAAAGAAAATTATGAAAAGCCTTATTTTGATTCTATGAATAAGGCAAAAGAAGAAAAAATTGCAAACTTATTATATGAGGCTTTATTATGA